One part of the Magallana gigas chromosome 5, xbMagGiga1.1, whole genome shotgun sequence genome encodes these proteins:
- the LOC105347308 gene encoding myeloid differentiation primary response protein MyD88, with amino-acid sequence MDNQINHYDAYVIAGDTEEDKLFLETMKNNLESSAFNLRLYIKSRDGPGDFDHQKESEIIMNSCEKIIVVLSRDFTQNEQCMYLLRVAISKSPGFHLRHIIPIHREECLAPSCIRFLTANDYTKEDIRTWFWPRVAACFKKNVINIRTAKKNLPAVVCLPDIIVDSFSSEKQQEWRNN; translated from the exons ATGG ACAATCAGATAAACCATTACGACGCCTATGTGATTGCCGGTGATACAGAAGAAGACAAACTGTTTTTAGAAACCATgaaaaacaatttagaatcctcAGCTTTTAACTTACGCCTGTATATCAAATCAAGAGACGGTCCTGGCGATTTTGACCACCAAAAGGAATCGGAAATTATCATGAATAG TTGTGAGAAGATAATTGTGGTTCTTTCTCGAGACTTCACCCAGAACGAACAATGCATGTATCTACTTAGAGTTGCCATTTCAAAATCACCAG GTTTTCATTTGAGGCATATCATCCCTATACACAGAGAGGAATGTCTCGCACCAAGCTGCATTCGATTTTTAACGGCAAACGATTACACTAAAGAGGACATTCGTACATGGTTTTGGCCGCGGGTAGCAGCTTGTTTCAAGAAAAATGTGATTAATATAAGGACAGCAAAGAAAAATCTACCCGCTGTCGTCTGTTTGCCCGATATCATTGTAGActcattttcttcagaaaaacaGCAAGAGTGGAGAAACAATTAG